Within the Syntrophus gentianae genome, the region CAGGATGGTAAAGAGGAGACTTTCCGAATCGAAGGTGGCGCTTTGCAGCAGGCGTAGTTCTGTCAGGCAGGCTGACGATACTTCCTGCGCTTCGTCAATGAGGAGTACCGGTCGGGCCAGCGTGGACTGGCAGTGATTTTTCCATTTTGTGCGCAGGGCCTTGAAGCCGCCGTAGCGATTCAAGGGTGTCAATCCCACTCCGAAGAGTTCCCCCAATTCCCGATAGAAGTCGGCCATTTTGCTTTGAGGTCTCTCCATAACGCCGACAACCAGGTCGGGCATCAGGCGGAGCCGTTGGGCGATCCATTGGAGGGTTTTGCTTTTTCCTTG harbors:
- a CDS encoding ATP-binding protein, coding for MNDNHLRALYGLKYNPFLSSLPPEALWVLPGADIFEHRIQALVTQGGFALITGEPGQGKSKTLQWIAQRLRLMPDLVVGVMERPQSKMADFYRELGELFGVGLTPLNRYGGFKALRTKWKNHCQSTLARPVLLIDEAQEVSSACLTELRLLQSATFDSESLLFTIL